A genome region from Bacillota bacterium includes the following:
- the uvrA gene encoding excinuclease ABC subunit UvrA produces the protein MSIDKIIVRGARQHNLRNIDVEIPRNKLVVITGLSGSGKSSLAFDTIYAEGQRRYVESLSAYARQFLGQMDKPDVDYIEGLSPAISIDQKTTSRNPRSTVGTITEIYDYLRLLYARIGKPHCPNCGQPISRQTIEQIVDQVLALEERTRIQVLAPVIRGRKGEHKRVIEDIRKDGFVRIRVDGELHEVTDELNLDKNKKHTIEIVVDRIVIRSDIRSRLTDSIETALQYGQGIVVIDVIGQEEMLFSEHFACIECGISMEELTPRMFSFNSPYGACPECDGLGSRLEIDPDLIVDYDLSLNEGGLIPWRTSRSQWLAAMLDAVCREYGIDPDQPLKELPEEQLDVLLNGAPEQVKFVYTNRHERTKTYHADYEGLIPFLNRRYRESGSDWARQELEQFMSERTCTACRGRRLRPEVLGVTVGDKNIMEVSALSVRDSLAFFAALDLSENDLMIGRRVIKEIKERLSFLDNVGLDYLTLDRAAATLSGGEAQRIRLATQIGSSLTGVLYILDEPSIGLHQRDNQRLLETLKHLRDLGNTLIVVEHDEETMQAADWIIDIGPGAGAHGGKIVAAGDYEAICKSESSLTGQYLSGRKQIPVPKARRQPNGKSVKIIGARENNLKNIDVEFPLGLFICVTGVSGSGKSTLINEILHKQLAHDLHRSAQKAGAHERIEGIENLDKIINIDQAPIGRTPRSNPATYTGTFDYIRELFSMTPEAKIRGYKPGRFSFNVKGGRCEACRGDGIIKIEMHFLPDVYVPCEVCKGSRYNRETLEVRYKGKSIADVLDLTVEEALELFESIPKIHRKLQTLKDVGLGYIKLGQPATQLSGGEAQRVKLATELSRRSNGKTLYILDEPTTGLHFEDIRKLLEVLQRLVDAGDTVIVIEHNLDVIKTADYIIDLGPEGGDRGGTVIAAGTPEEVAETPDSYTGHFLKAVLDIDRRREIYGLTSQA, from the coding sequence TTGAGTATCGATAAGATTATAGTTAGGGGAGCGCGGCAGCATAATCTGCGCAATATTGACGTAGAGATTCCGCGCAATAAATTAGTTGTTATAACCGGATTATCCGGCTCAGGTAAATCTTCGCTGGCTTTTGACACCATCTATGCTGAAGGTCAGAGACGCTATGTTGAGTCTTTATCGGCGTATGCGCGCCAGTTTTTAGGTCAAATGGACAAGCCGGATGTAGATTACATTGAGGGTTTGTCACCCGCGATTTCGATCGATCAGAAAACCACCAGCCGCAATCCCCGCTCAACGGTGGGAACTATTACTGAGATTTATGATTATCTGCGGCTGCTGTATGCCAGAATCGGCAAGCCCCACTGTCCCAACTGCGGCCAACCAATCAGCCGGCAGACAATAGAGCAGATTGTTGATCAGGTGCTCGCTTTAGAAGAACGAACCCGCATTCAAGTGCTGGCCCCGGTAATCAGAGGCCGCAAGGGCGAGCATAAGCGAGTGATCGAAGATATCCGCAAGGACGGTTTTGTGCGCATCAGAGTTGATGGGGAGCTGCATGAGGTTACCGATGAGCTTAATCTGGACAAAAATAAGAAGCATACCATTGAGATCGTGGTTGACCGAATTGTAATCCGCTCCGATATCCGCAGCCGCCTTACCGATTCGATCGAAACTGCGCTGCAGTACGGGCAAGGAATTGTGGTTATTGATGTGATTGGGCAGGAAGAAATGCTGTTCAGCGAGCATTTTGCCTGCATCGAATGTGGTATTTCCATGGAAGAGCTTACACCGCGGATGTTCTCGTTTAACAGTCCCTATGGAGCCTGTCCGGAATGCGATGGACTGGGCAGCAGGTTAGAAATTGATCCTGATTTGATCGTTGATTATGATCTTTCCTTAAACGAAGGCGGCTTGATTCCATGGCGCACCAGCCGCAGCCAGTGGCTGGCCGCAATGCTTGATGCCGTGTGCCGCGAATACGGAATTGATCCGGATCAGCCCCTCAAAGAGCTGCCGGAGGAGCAGCTTGATGTTTTACTAAATGGTGCACCGGAGCAAGTTAAGTTCGTGTATACAAACCGCCATGAACGGACCAAGACCTATCACGCAGACTATGAAGGTTTGATCCCCTTCTTAAACAGACGCTATCGGGAAAGTGGTTCGGATTGGGCTCGGCAGGAATTAGAACAGTTTATGAGCGAGCGAACCTGCACTGCCTGCAGGGGTCGGAGACTGCGTCCTGAAGTGTTAGGGGTAACCGTGGGTGACAAGAATATTATGGAAGTGAGTGCCCTCTCAGTCAGAGACAGCCTGGCGTTTTTTGCAGCACTTGATCTATCCGAAAACGACCTGATGATCGGGCGCCGAGTAATTAAGGAAATTAAGGAGCGGTTGAGCTTTCTGGATAATGTCGGCCTTGATTACCTGACCTTGGATCGGGCTGCTGCTACTTTATCAGGAGGAGAAGCGCAGCGGATTCGGCTGGCTACGCAGATCGGCTCCAGCTTAACCGGCGTGCTGTATATTTTGGATGAACCGAGCATCGGACTTCACCAGCGCGATAACCAGCGCCTGCTGGAAACACTGAAGCATCTGCGGGATTTAGGCAACACCTTGATTGTGGTGGAGCACGATGAAGAAACGATGCAGGCTGCCGACTGGATTATCGATATTGGACCCGGGGCGGGTGCTCATGGTGGTAAAATCGTTGCAGCTGGGGATTATGAGGCAATCTGCAAATCAGAGAGCTCGTTAACCGGGCAGTATCTGTCTGGGCGGAAGCAGATCCCGGTTCCCAAAGCTAGACGTCAGCCAAACGGCAAGTCGGTTAAGATAATCGGCGCGAGAGAAAACAACTTGAAGAATATAGATGTAGAGTTTCCGCTCGGTTTGTTTATCTGCGTTACCGGGGTCTCTGGCTCGGGTAAGAGTACTTTAATTAATGAGATTCTGCATAAACAGCTGGCTCATGACCTTCACCGCAGTGCTCAGAAAGCAGGTGCTCACGAGCGGATTGAAGGTATCGAGAATCTGGATAAGATTATTAATATCGATCAGGCTCCGATTGGCCGCACACCGCGCTCAAATCCGGCGACTTACACCGGAACCTTTGATTATATTCGGGAGCTGTTCTCAATGACTCCTGAGGCAAAAATTCGCGGTTATAAGCCGGGAAGATTTTCCTTTAATGTTAAGGGCGGTCGGTGCGAGGCCTGCCGGGGTGATGGAATTATCAAGATTGAAATGCATTTCCTTCCTGATGTTTATGTTCCCTGCGAAGTGTGCAAAGGCAGCCGCTATAACCGGGAAACATTGGAAGTGCGCTATAAAGGCAAGTCAATTGCGGACGTATTAGATTTGACAGTTGAGGAAGCTTTGGAGCTGTTCGAATCAATCCCAAAAATTCACCGCAAACTGCAGACTCTTAAAGACGTTGGATTGGGATATATCAAATTGGGACAGCCGGCGACTCAGCTGTCCGGAGGGGAAGCGCAGCGGGTGAAGCTGGCAACCGAACTGAGCCGCCGCAGCAACGGTAAAACTTTGTATATCCTTGATGAACCCACTACTGGGCTCCATTTTGAAGATATTCGCAAGCTGTTGGAAGTGCTCCAGCGCTTAGTGGATGCCGGTGACACCGTGATCGTGATTGAGCATAATCTTGATGTAATTAAAACTGCAGATTATATCATCGATCTTGGACCTGAAGGCGGCGACCGCGGAGGTACGGTTATTGCCGCAGGAACTCCGGAAGAGGTGGCTGAAACTCCTGATTCTTACACCGGACATTTTTTGAAAGCGGTTTTAGATATAGATAGAAGAAGGGAGATTTATGGACTTACAAGCCAAGCTTGA
- the uvrC gene encoding excinuclease ABC subunit UvrC, with product MDLQAKLDHLPTKPGVYLMKSQDGDIIYVGKAVNLRNRVRSYFQQSRHQSPKTKILVEHIADLDYIITDSEIEALILENNLIKQHSPWFNVRLKDDKTYPYIKVTVNEDFPRVLLVRKRLPDGARYYGPYTNVSAVRSTIKVLRRLFQIRTCNKTIKEGQRDRPCLNYHIGRCAGPCAGLISKQDYQKIVDEVCLFLEGRHERLIPSLREKMLAASKELNFELAARIRDRIQALELIVEKQKIVSADEIDQDVFGFARAGDLACVQVFFIRGGKLIGREHFMLDCRIDEEPGEILTAFVKQYYYEQSVIPKEVLTGEELTEADLLSEWLSDRRGSRVYFRHPKRGDKKALVDMVTENAQMVLDVARSQAERKEKEISRGLWELAHLLDLAEPPQRIEAFDISNLQGSQVVASMVVVIDGRAANDQYRRFKIQGVEGAPNDYQAMEEVIRRRFTRGLREQKGEVEGDKFSDFPELVLIDGGKGQLSSALKVRDELGLAIPFISLAEKNEEVYVEGQSEPIILPRESQGLYLLQRIRDEAHRFALAYHRHLRSKATRRSVLDSIPGVGPKRKQALLKHFGTAKRIREASVEELCEVEGINQKLAEEIYQFMHDK from the coding sequence ATGGACTTACAAGCCAAGCTTGATCATCTGCCTACTAAACCAGGGGTTTACCTGATGAAGTCTCAGGATGGCGACATCATTTACGTAGGTAAAGCAGTTAATCTGCGCAACCGCGTCAGATCCTATTTTCAGCAGTCCCGCCATCAGTCTCCTAAGACCAAAATCCTGGTAGAGCATATAGCCGATTTGGACTATATCATCACTGATTCTGAGATTGAGGCGCTGATTTTAGAAAACAACTTGATAAAACAGCACTCTCCTTGGTTTAATGTGCGTTTAAAAGATGATAAAACTTATCCATATATTAAGGTAACCGTTAATGAGGATTTTCCCCGGGTACTTCTCGTGCGGAAGAGATTGCCTGATGGTGCCCGCTATTATGGACCTTATACCAATGTTTCGGCAGTGCGCAGCACGATCAAGGTGCTGCGCAGGCTGTTTCAGATCCGCACCTGCAATAAGACCATCAAGGAAGGCCAGCGGGACCGCCCCTGTCTAAACTACCACATCGGCAGATGCGCCGGACCCTGTGCTGGCTTGATCAGCAAGCAGGACTATCAGAAAATTGTCGATGAAGTGTGCTTATTTCTGGAGGGTCGGCATGAAAGGCTGATTCCTTCGCTGCGGGAAAAAATGCTTGCAGCAAGTAAAGAACTCAACTTCGAACTCGCTGCGCGGATCAGGGATCGGATCCAGGCTTTAGAGCTGATCGTGGAAAAGCAGAAAATTGTTTCCGCAGATGAGATTGATCAGGATGTCTTTGGGTTTGCCCGCGCCGGTGATCTAGCCTGCGTTCAAGTTTTCTTTATCCGTGGAGGCAAACTGATCGGCCGTGAGCACTTTATGCTTGACTGCAGGATCGATGAGGAGCCGGGTGAGATCTTAACCGCATTTGTAAAGCAGTATTACTATGAACAGTCAGTGATTCCGAAAGAAGTGCTCACTGGTGAGGAATTAACAGAAGCTGATCTGCTGAGCGAGTGGCTGTCAGACCGCCGCGGCAGCAGGGTCTACTTTCGTCATCCCAAGCGGGGTGACAAAAAAGCTCTGGTTGATATGGTTACTGAAAATGCTCAGATGGTCTTAGATGTTGCCCGCTCGCAGGCTGAGCGGAAAGAAAAGGAGATATCCCGTGGTTTGTGGGAGCTGGCTCATCTTCTGGATCTAGCTGAGCCGCCGCAGCGGATCGAAGCATTCGATATTTCCAATCTTCAAGGCAGTCAGGTAGTAGCCTCGATGGTTGTGGTTATTGACGGCCGAGCTGCCAATGATCAATACCGCCGCTTTAAAATTCAAGGAGTAGAAGGGGCACCTAACGATTATCAGGCGATGGAAGAAGTAATCCGGCGCAGATTTACCAGGGGATTGCGGGAACAAAAAGGTGAAGTTGAAGGTGATAAATTCAGCGATTTTCCCGAATTGGTTCTGATCGATGGCGGCAAAGGTCAGCTCAGCTCTGCGCTTAAAGTCCGGGATGAACTAGGGCTGGCGATCCCTTTTATCAGTTTAGCAGAGAAAAATGAGGAAGTTTATGTAGAAGGCCAGTCTGAACCAATCATCCTGCCCCGAGAATCGCAGGGATTATATCTGCTGCAGCGGATAAGGGATGAGGCTCACCGCTTTGCTCTGGCCTATCATCGCCACCTGCGGAGCAAAGCGACCCGGAGATCTGTCCTAGATTCCATTCCTGGAGTTGGTCCTAAACGCAAGCAGGCTCTGCTGAAGCACTTCGGCACAGCCAAGCGAATTCGGGAAGCTAGTGTAGAGGAGCTCTGCGAAGTGGAAGGTATTAATCAAAAATTGGCCGAGGAAATCTACCAGTTTATGCATGATAAATAA
- a CDS encoding inorganic diphosphatase, which translates to MVEIPKGSRNKYEYNPDDGLFYLDRMLFSAVHYPADYGFIPNTLAEDGDPLDALVLVGEATFPGCMIRSKPVGVFDMWDEKGPDKKILCVPVQDPQWNWVEDLNDVPEHLLHEVTHFFQVYKELEKKKTKIGNWHCRETAIRIIEESIARYRDNQPVE; encoded by the coding sequence ATGGTAGAAATACCGAAAGGAAGCCGAAATAAGTATGAATATAATCCGGATGACGGCCTATTCTACCTAGATCGGATGTTATTCTCAGCTGTACATTATCCTGCCGACTATGGTTTTATTCCCAACACCCTGGCAGAAGATGGCGATCCCTTAGATGCTCTAGTTTTAGTAGGAGAAGCAACTTTTCCAGGGTGCATGATCCGCTCCAAGCCGGTTGGCGTGTTTGATATGTGGGACGAAAAAGGTCCGGATAAAAAAATTCTTTGTGTACCTGTTCAGGATCCACAGTGGAATTGGGTCGAGGATCTTAATGATGTTCCCGAGCACCTGCTCCATGAAGTAACCCATTTTTTCCAGGTATACAAAGAATTAGAGAAAAAGAAAACCAAGATCGGCAACTGGCACTGCCGCGAAACCGCCATTAGAATCATTGAAGAATCGATTGCTAGGTACCGGGATAATCAGCCGGTTGAGTGA
- the uvrB gene encoding excinuclease ABC subunit UvrB produces the protein MKAKPFKVVSPFDPAGDQPKAIAQLSDGIDRGLRAQTLLGVTGSGKTFTMAKVIEKVQKPTLIIAHNKTLAAQLCNEFREFFPHNAVHYFVSYYDYYQPEAYVPQSDTYIEKDASINEEIDRLRHAATSALFERRDVIIVASVSCIYGLGSPEDYTGLTLSLKSGEFRDRDHILRRLVGIQYERNDIGFQRGTFRVRGDVIEIIPASSDNVIRIELFGDEVDRILELDPITGEVLAENDDVTIYPASHFVTSEDKMKRAIKSIEAELEEQLALLKSENKLLEAQRLEQRTRYDLEMLEQMGFCQGIENYSRHLSGRAPGQMPSTLLDYFPKDYLMFVDESHVTLPQIRGMYHGDRSRKETLVKHGFRLPSALDNRPLTFPEFESHINQIVFVSATPGPYEMEHEEQRVEQIIRPTGLVDPEIHVRPVKGQIDDLLEEIQKTIDRGERVLVTTLTKKMAEDLTDYFAEMGIKVRYLHSDIETLDRIEILRDLRVGEFDVLIGINLLREGLDLPEVSLVAILDADKEGFLRSERSLIQTIGRAARNVNGRVIMYADTITNSMEAAISETNRRRQLQMEHNRKHGITPETIKKEITDIVQAVRAAEKEADYQLEAELDQKTIKDIVGYIKDLEKQMFQAANELEFELAAQLRDQIKELRQEAGLLD, from the coding sequence ATGAAAGCAAAACCGTTCAAGGTAGTTTCTCCGTTTGATCCAGCAGGGGATCAGCCTAAAGCCATAGCGCAGCTGAGTGATGGAATTGACCGCGGTCTCAGGGCTCAGACTCTGTTAGGAGTTACCGGTTCGGGGAAAACCTTTACAATGGCAAAAGTAATTGAGAAGGTACAGAAACCGACTCTAATCATTGCTCATAATAAAACTTTAGCTGCGCAGCTGTGCAATGAGTTTCGGGAGTTTTTTCCCCATAATGCTGTGCACTATTTTGTCAGCTATTACGATTATTATCAGCCAGAGGCGTATGTGCCCCAGAGTGATACCTATATTGAAAAGGATGCATCTATTAATGAGGAGATAGACCGCCTTCGCCACGCAGCCACCAGTGCTTTGTTTGAGCGGCGGGATGTCATAATTGTCGCCAGCGTATCCTGCATCTATGGCTTGGGTTCTCCGGAGGATTACACCGGATTAACCCTATCCTTGAAAAGCGGTGAGTTCCGCGATCGGGATCATATTCTCAGACGCCTGGTAGGAATTCAGTACGAGCGGAATGATATTGGATTCCAGCGGGGGACTTTCCGCGTCCGCGGTGATGTGATTGAAATAATTCCCGCTTCCAGTGATAATGTTATCAGAATTGAACTGTTTGGAGATGAGGTTGACCGCATTTTGGAGCTGGATCCCATCACCGGTGAAGTACTGGCGGAAAATGATGATGTAACAATCTATCCAGCATCGCACTTCGTTACATCTGAGGACAAGATGAAGCGGGCGATTAAATCGATTGAAGCGGAGCTGGAAGAACAGCTGGCTTTACTGAAGTCAGAGAATAAGCTTCTGGAGGCGCAGCGATTGGAGCAGCGCACCCGCTATGATCTGGAGATGCTGGAGCAGATGGGTTTTTGTCAGGGTATCGAAAACTATTCCCGGCATCTTTCAGGAAGGGCTCCCGGACAGATGCCCTCCACTCTTTTAGACTACTTTCCAAAAGATTATCTTATGTTTGTTGATGAATCACATGTTACTTTACCGCAAATTCGGGGAATGTACCACGGTGACCGCTCGCGCAAAGAAACGCTTGTAAAACATGGATTCCGCCTGCCTTCGGCACTGGACAACCGTCCGCTGACATTTCCTGAATTTGAATCCCATATTAATCAGATTGTTTTCGTTTCCGCAACACCCGGTCCCTATGAAATGGAGCATGAGGAGCAGCGGGTTGAGCAGATTATTCGGCCAACAGGACTGGTGGATCCGGAAATTCACGTGCGCCCGGTTAAAGGCCAAATTGATGATCTGCTGGAAGAAATTCAAAAGACAATTGACCGTGGTGAACGGGTGCTGGTTACCACCCTAACCAAGAAAATGGCGGAAGACCTGACGGATTATTTCGCGGAGATGGGGATTAAAGTTCGCTATCTCCACTCCGATATTGAAACATTGGACCGGATCGAGATTCTCAGAGATCTGCGGGTCGGTGAGTTTGATGTGTTGATTGGCATCAATCTCCTGCGGGAAGGTTTGGATCTGCCTGAGGTATCTTTGGTTGCTATTTTGGATGCTGATAAAGAAGGATTCCTGCGTTCGGAACGCTCGCTGATACAAACGATCGGCAGGGCTGCCCGGAATGTGAATGGCAGGGTAATCATGTATGCCGATACAATTACTAATTCTATGGAAGCAGCCATTTCCGAGACAAACCGCAGGCGGCAGCTGCAGATGGAGCACAACCGTAAACACGGTATTACTCCGGAGACGATTAAAAAAGAAATCACTGATATTGTTCAAGCAGTTAGAGCTGCTGAAAAGGAAGCGGACTATCAGCTTGAGGCTGAGCTTGATCAAAAAACCATTAAAGATATAGTAGGATATATTAAAGATTTGGAGAAACAGATGTTCCAGGCAGCTAACGAGTTGGAATTTGAATTGGCAGCCCAACTGCGAGATCAAATTAAAGAATTACGGCAGGAAGCGGGGTTACTTGATTGA
- a CDS encoding S41 family peptidase — protein sequence MKRRVLVLSTAVLLLLAAFLYGSVFPSIGVGTESAVVTDDAGSLLEIVTLVRSRFYKPVEVSDLLSAYAETGSIRGMLAKALEDPYTRYMDQHAYESLMSDTSGVFGGIGIVIGIRDEQLTIISPIKGTPGEQAGLRGNDRIIKIEDRDTNYMTTDEAASLMRGEPGTEVTITIQRDEEILDVSIVRDLISVNSIERTEMLEPGIGYIQLTNFSDRTYSELRTALDQLEAEGMAGLILDLRFNPGGTLSAALQVADEFIHTGPIVHLEDRDGNRHSFTASAENTRNPIPMVVLINGSSASASEIVAGALRDHDLAVLVGTTTFGKGLVQSIVPLRGGGAISLTEQVYLTAGGHDINEVGIEPDYVIEISEEEEVAIYFDEAEVDVQLDKALEIIRSQINGE from the coding sequence GTGAAGCGCAGAGTATTAGTCTTATCAACAGCCGTACTCTTGTTATTAGCAGCATTTTTGTATGGTTCAGTCTTCCCAAGTATTGGTGTGGGGACCGAGTCCGCAGTAGTAACCGATGATGCCGGCAGTTTGCTGGAAATCGTAACACTGGTCAGGTCACGGTTTTATAAACCGGTAGAGGTATCCGACCTGCTCAGCGCTTATGCGGAAACGGGCAGTATCAGAGGAATGCTGGCTAAAGCGCTCGAAGACCCGTATACGCGTTATATGGATCAGCACGCCTATGAGAGTTTGATGAGTGATACATCCGGTGTGTTTGGCGGTATTGGAATTGTGATCGGAATTCGCGATGAGCAGTTAACAATCATTTCTCCCATCAAAGGCACTCCCGGTGAACAGGCAGGCTTGCGCGGCAATGATCGGATCATAAAGATTGAAGATCGCGACACTAACTATATGACTACTGATGAAGCGGCAAGCTTAATGCGGGGAGAGCCGGGCACAGAAGTGACTATTACTATTCAAAGGGATGAAGAAATTCTCGATGTTTCTATTGTCCGGGACCTTATTTCTGTTAACTCGATCGAGCGGACGGAGATGCTTGAACCGGGGATTGGATATATTCAGTTAACCAATTTTTCAGACCGAACTTATTCCGAGTTGAGAACAGCGCTGGACCAGCTGGAAGCGGAAGGTATGGCCGGACTGATTTTAGATCTGCGGTTTAATCCTGGAGGAACTCTGAGCGCAGCACTGCAGGTAGCTGATGAGTTTATTCATACCGGTCCCATTGTGCATTTGGAAGATCGGGACGGAAACCGTCACAGTTTTACAGCCTCTGCCGAGAATACCAGGAATCCGATTCCGATGGTAGTGCTGATCAATGGTTCCAGTGCCAGCGCATCAGAGATTGTTGCCGGAGCGCTTAGGGATCATGATTTGGCGGTGCTGGTGGGAACCACCACCTTTGGCAAAGGTTTAGTGCAGTCAATTGTACCGCTTCGCGGTGGTGGTGCGATCAGTTTAACTGAACAGGTGTATCTGACCGCTGGAGGACATGACATCAATGAAGTAGGCATTGAACCTGATTATGTGATTGAAATCAGCGAGGAAGAGGAGGTTGCAATTTACTTTGATGAAGCAGAAGTAGATGTGCAGCTTGACAAAGCGCTGGAAATCATTCGCAGTCAAATCAATGGAGAATAA
- a CDS encoding divergent polysaccharide deacetylase family protein encodes MEQNIQGKQIGRSFSTSILIVVSICLISTAAVWVAMSKSAAETPVGSGDANSIVLEEPETLDPFLEMEDKLASAAAVFELHGYLVLDSSLDSDARRAEYLIVPTASENALYDLIISLETKLWAEHGWAFQTEYDEEEMTAKVYLSDGGHGFELKINQMNPRIQLADNKPKLAIVIDDWGYSSVYAEAFLQYPFPLTTAIIPYLPQSVRLAERAAAHGHEVILHQPMEALNSHLDLGEGGILTSMAAEEIQQRMRDNIAHLPMIAGVNNHMGSKVTADAETMGIVLEVIKDHGLYFLDSSTTPLSVADQAAVAVGLPYAVNNLFIDNVNEVEAVKQQLRQIMKRAVRDGSAIAIGHVRSATAVAVWEMIPEFAAAGIDLVPVSQLLINPEKGQAAETEMTAGEAVTQPADYPGT; translated from the coding sequence ATGGAGCAGAATATACAGGGCAAACAGATTGGGCGTTCCTTCAGCACTTCGATCTTGATAGTTGTCAGTATTTGTCTGATCAGCACTGCGGCTGTGTGGGTGGCCATGAGTAAATCGGCTGCGGAAACGCCGGTTGGGTCCGGAGATGCGAACAGCATTGTTCTCGAGGAGCCGGAAACTCTCGATCCATTTCTAGAAATGGAGGACAAGCTGGCCAGTGCCGCGGCTGTGTTTGAACTGCACGGTTATTTAGTGCTGGATTCCAGCTTGGATTCGGATGCAAGGCGGGCTGAGTATCTTATTGTTCCAACTGCGAGCGAAAATGCTCTCTATGACTTGATCATCAGTTTGGAAACAAAGCTGTGGGCAGAGCATGGTTGGGCCTTTCAGACGGAATATGATGAAGAAGAAATGACAGCCAAGGTGTACTTGTCAGATGGAGGACATGGGTTTGAACTGAAGATCAACCAGATGAATCCCCGCATCCAACTAGCAGATAACAAGCCAAAACTGGCCATAGTGATTGATGATTGGGGTTATTCCTCGGTTTATGCAGAGGCTTTTTTACAGTATCCTTTTCCTCTTACTACAGCAATTATTCCTTATCTGCCTCAGTCTGTGCGGCTGGCGGAACGGGCAGCTGCCCATGGTCATGAGGTAATTCTGCATCAGCCGATGGAAGCGCTAAACAGCCACCTGGATTTAGGTGAAGGCGGCATCTTAACTTCAATGGCAGCTGAAGAAATCCAGCAGCGCATGCGGGATAATATTGCTCATCTGCCGATGATTGCCGGCGTGAATAATCATATGGGTTCAAAAGTTACGGCTGACGCCGAAACAATGGGGATTGTTTTGGAGGTTATCAAAGACCATGGACTTTATTTTCTGGACAGCTCTACGACTCCCTTATCGGTGGCTGATCAGGCAGCTGTCGCGGTGGGTCTTCCTTATGCGGTGAATAATCTGTTTATCGATAATGTCAACGAAGTTGAAGCAGTTAAACAGCAGCTTCGGCAGATAATGAAGAGGGCTGTTCGGGATGGTTCGGCAATTGCGATTGGACACGTTCGCTCCGCTACTGCTGTAGCAGTTTGGGAAATGATTCCGGAGTTTGCTGCTGCAGGCATTGATTTGGTGCCCGTATCTCAGCTGTTGATTAATCCAGAGAAGGGGCAAGCCGCTGAAACTGAGATGACTGCCGGTGAGGCAGTCACTCAACCGGCTGATTATCCCGGTACCTAG
- a CDS encoding PDZ domain-containing protein, whose protein sequence is MGNLPEIIALIFRVLPYILFDPIYLMILAVLGVIIYSQYRRVYILQRRMFGLNRGSPLKESLISLGYGLLGGIVASIIFVSLGISLSTTGIAFVWLTALALMIFNPRFLCFAYAGGLVSLFYLIFGFPKVSVTSIMGLVAVLHLVEALLIFLNGPRNPMPLYVQNSEGKVVGGFSLQRFWPLPFITVLAAVELSSALETGIMMPDWWPLLKPELLVPAGFTLVFRLSPIFAGLGYSDIAISSLPEEKTAYSARNLFLYSIVLLGLTLVADKYRYLEFIPVLFAPLGHEWVIRFGQEREKRRSSVFTYTNGVMVLDVYPNSPAAKMGLATGDVILQVNDVRIESPQHLIAEIGPWVIDPKLTVQNVIDKSPPRVINFKGKIPPLGFIPAPQPNQPVYMVMREPWFNRMLKHLRQKFKG, encoded by the coding sequence GTGGGCAATTTACCTGAAATAATTGCATTGATTTTCCGGGTACTGCCTTATATCCTGTTTGATCCGATTTATCTGATGATCTTAGCAGTTCTGGGCGTTATTATCTACAGCCAATACCGCCGAGTGTACATTCTGCAGCGGCGGATGTTTGGATTGAATAGGGGCAGCCCTTTGAAAGAGTCGCTGATCAGTTTAGGCTATGGTCTGCTGGGCGGAATCGTTGCCAGCATCATCTTTGTATCGCTGGGTATCAGTTTGTCTACGACAGGAATAGCGTTTGTGTGGCTGACAGCGCTGGCGCTGATGATTTTTAATCCGCGTTTTCTCTGCTTTGCCTATGCAGGCGGATTGGTCAGCCTTTTCTACCTGATCTTCGGATTTCCAAAGGTTAGTGTAACTTCGATCATGGGATTAGTGGCAGTACTGCACTTGGTGGAAGCGCTGCTGATATTCCTGAACGGACCCCGCAACCCCATGCCCCTGTACGTTCAAAACAGCGAGGGTAAAGTTGTTGGCGGATTCAGTCTGCAGCGTTTTTGGCCGCTGCCATTTATTACGGTGTTGGCGGCGGTAGAATTAAGCAGTGCTTTAGAAACAGGCATTATGATGCCGGATTGGTGGCCGCTTTTAAAACCAGAACTTTTGGTTCCGGCAGGATTTACTCTGGTATTTAGACTGTCGCCGATCTTTGCCGGGCTTGGCTACAGCGATATCGCAATTTCGAGTCTGCCGGAAGAAAAAACCGCTTATTCGGCCAGAAATCTATTTTTATACAGTATTGTGCTGTTGGGGCTGACGCTGGTGGCAGATAAATACAGGTATTTAGAGTTTATTCCAGTGCTGTTTGCCCCTTTAGGCCATGAATGGGTGATCAGGTTTGGGCAGGAGCGGGAGAAACGCCGCAGCTCTGTCTTTACCTATACGAACGGCGTAATGGTTTTGGATGTGTATCCAAATTCTCCGGCTGCTAAAATGGGGTTAGCAACGGGTGATGTAATTCTTCAGGTTAATGATGTTCGAATAGAAAGTCCGCAGCATTTAATCGCAGAAATCGGTCCCTGGGTTATTGACCCGAAGCTGACAGTGCAGAATGTGATTGACAAGAGTCCACCGCGGGTAATCAACTTTAAAGGAAAGATTCCACCGCTTGGGTTTATTCCTGCCCCGCAGCCAAATCAACCTGTTTACATGGTAATGCGTGAACCGTGGTTTAACCGGATGCTGAAACATCTGCGGCAGAAGTTTAAGGGGTGA